A region from the Terriglobales bacterium genome encodes:
- a CDS encoding endo-1,4-beta-xylanase, protein MKGKHLTNVFRLPAMILLFSALAFALVPAAAAELTLVWNGDADKAVAVAVGGYANVTRTDASGAKITSNANSDAFPGIYFIFEEQQKDRGFLKVHTEVFRKYTSITITTKESNGYTDYVISPVMGQGRTSDNCFVFFLNNVASAKTINMVFIDDALLVPLESVPYPAIIVELNNVIAQAEALKAGNKEFPVQVSHTEDGSDVNQAFPWVYANELQDLENAIDFARNAPIVWANEAMASLKDAMATFKARIKADGTDPYFRLDPGPGRLPITVTSVTNVWTARNRFDNRIPADFDGSTFAMVPYPFADSAGKPDLLQINYIYKGVTTFGGLSMQSPLSPVVNVPTGATIEFDVYYPKSAQGKFMRWRMTNRTGTTDSYLRGYVYNNLNPDWVGLYNGETWFKTHHSVTVPQTGSSSNFSLELHGETGRPAETGMLMVGPITITQPDPNGIPLPNVVNTQSYSVVDPLKGLYNRDNGLFMVGAIGTGTVTGIRARHYEIFVDGNNLKADATHPRGPNWLTSVSGAPMNGANTTPGVGEFNFPDNAYLGIRDSGNPGEYKSHAHVLAWYNQAPGWMTQMIPATLSSGYSGTPYFYGLGNGVPSTLVPVAKDMARRVQFNHTMYVMRHFLTTSAKYGSSEARGVIPFNSWDVLNEEVHESRHSQNIPLDVNSWRTSLKHTNWLVAMSDDLIGGDITEHYIYLLFKHAHIAAPNAQMAAAFKSHYSSLPEYMKLDGHDDSGSIDAYIMANPPKLTYNDYDIATRSKARTVYNMVRALNTAWRSDPLYDGRPLIEDVGIQGHDSVGKTLASNNQYAMALYASLVDQGLLSGISFSEFDLKMPTNAPGGGATAPAVLNVRQSDALGYQYALMYKLFTKFQPYVDHIISWGVSGSGWQGSYVLFDQQSNANAGYYGAMKPDRYVLGHSYLDDFFAGEYEKLQGGYEIDLGDLGIYKR, encoded by the coding sequence ATGAAAGGTAAACACTTAACCAACGTCTTCCGCCTCCCCGCAATGATCCTACTTTTCTCCGCGCTGGCGTTTGCCCTCGTCCCGGCCGCCGCGGCTGAACTGACACTTGTGTGGAATGGCGACGCCGACAAAGCAGTAGCCGTGGCGGTGGGAGGTTATGCGAATGTAACTCGCACTGACGCTTCCGGAGCCAAGATTACATCGAACGCGAATAGCGATGCGTTCCCCGGCATTTATTTCATTTTTGAAGAACAACAGAAGGACAGAGGCTTCTTAAAAGTCCATACCGAAGTATTCAGGAAATACACGAGCATCACGATAACCACAAAGGAAAGTAACGGCTACACGGATTACGTGATTTCTCCCGTAATGGGCCAGGGGAGGACCAGCGACAATTGCTTCGTGTTCTTCCTGAATAATGTGGCGTCGGCGAAAACCATCAACATGGTTTTCATCGATGACGCACTTCTGGTTCCGCTTGAGAGCGTCCCGTATCCGGCAATTATTGTTGAACTGAACAACGTGATTGCACAGGCCGAGGCTTTAAAAGCCGGCAACAAAGAGTTCCCGGTCCAGGTGAGCCATACCGAGGACGGATCGGATGTGAACCAGGCCTTCCCGTGGGTTTACGCCAACGAACTGCAAGACCTTGAGAACGCGATTGATTTCGCGCGCAATGCACCGATCGTGTGGGCCAACGAAGCGATGGCCAGCCTGAAAGACGCAATGGCGACTTTCAAAGCAAGGATCAAAGCAGACGGTACGGATCCCTATTTCCGTCTTGATCCGGGTCCGGGAAGATTACCTATCACAGTCACCTCGGTGACGAATGTGTGGACGGCCCGTAACCGGTTCGACAATCGTATCCCCGCGGACTTTGATGGCAGCACGTTCGCAATGGTTCCGTATCCTTTTGCGGATTCCGCAGGGAAACCTGATCTGCTTCAGATCAATTACATCTATAAGGGAGTAACCACGTTCGGCGGACTCAGCATGCAATCTCCGTTGTCCCCGGTGGTGAATGTCCCCACCGGCGCAACGATTGAGTTTGACGTGTACTATCCCAAGAGCGCGCAGGGCAAGTTCATGCGGTGGAGAATGACCAATCGCACCGGCACCACCGACAGCTACCTGAGAGGTTACGTCTACAATAACCTCAACCCTGACTGGGTTGGTCTCTACAACGGTGAAACCTGGTTCAAGACCCACCACAGCGTTACTGTCCCACAAACAGGCTCGTCCTCGAACTTCTCGCTTGAGCTTCATGGAGAGACGGGGCGTCCCGCAGAGACAGGCATGCTTATGGTCGGGCCAATCACAATCACCCAACCCGATCCCAACGGCATTCCGCTTCCCAACGTGGTCAACACCCAAAGCTACAGTGTCGTGGATCCGTTGAAGGGTCTTTACAACAGGGACAATGGGCTGTTCATGGTGGGCGCGATCGGAACCGGAACGGTAACCGGAATCAGGGCGCGGCACTATGAAATCTTTGTGGACGGCAACAATCTGAAGGCCGATGCCACGCATCCCCGCGGCCCGAACTGGCTGACCAGCGTCAGTGGCGCGCCGATGAATGGCGCAAACACCACGCCTGGCGTAGGGGAATTCAATTTCCCAGACAACGCTTACCTGGGGATCAGGGATTCCGGCAATCCGGGAGAGTACAAGTCTCACGCCCACGTTTTGGCATGGTACAACCAGGCTCCGGGATGGATGACGCAGATGATTCCCGCGACCCTTTCCTCCGGATATAGCGGCACACCCTATTTCTACGGATTGGGGAACGGCGTTCCAAGCACGTTGGTTCCGGTGGCCAAAGACATGGCCAGAAGAGTGCAGTTCAACCACACGATGTATGTGATGCGGCACTTCCTGACTACGTCTGCGAAGTATGGCTCGAGCGAAGCGCGTGGAGTGATCCCCTTCAATTCGTGGGACGTACTCAACGAAGAAGTCCACGAAAGCCGCCACAGCCAGAACATCCCCTTGGATGTGAACAGCTGGAGAACGAGCCTGAAACACACCAATTGGCTGGTTGCGATGTCGGATGACTTAATTGGCGGCGACATCACCGAGCATTACATCTACCTGCTCTTTAAGCACGCGCACATCGCGGCCCCCAACGCCCAGATGGCGGCGGCTTTCAAATCCCACTACTCTTCCCTTCCCGAGTACATGAAGCTGGATGGACACGACGATAGCGGCAGCATTGATGCCTATATCATGGCCAATCCTCCGAAGCTCACCTACAACGATTACGACATTGCCACGCGCAGCAAAGCGCGCACTGTCTACAACATGGTTCGCGCACTGAACACCGCATGGCGTTCCGATCCGCTGTACGACGGAAGGCCGCTTATCGAAGACGTCGGTATCCAGGGACACGATTCGGTTGGTAAGACTCTTGCAAGCAACAACCAATATGCGATGGCGCTGTATGCATCGCTGGTTGATCAAGGGCTTCTTTCCGGTATTTCGTTCTCGGAATTTGACCTTAAGATGCCGACCAACGCACCAGGCGGCGGCGCAACCGCTCCGGCAGTGCTCAATGTCAGACAGTCTGACGCGCTGGGTTATCAGTACGCGTTGATGTACAAGCTGTTCACGAAGTTCCAACCGTACGTCGATCACATCATCAGTTGGGGCGTATCGGGTTCGGGATGGCAGGGCAGCTATGTACTGTTTGACCAGCAGAGCAATGCCAATGCCGGCTACTACGGCGCGATGAAACCCGACAGATACGTTCTGGGACATTCATACCTGGATGATTTCTTTGCAGGCGAATACGAGAAACTCCAGGGCGGCTATGAAATTGACCTGGGCGATCTTGGAATCTACAAGCGCTGA
- a CDS encoding TonB-dependent receptor: MRRYLQLLLLSLLIVFGTANVFAQATASGTIQGTVVDESQALVPGATVVISSKSTGSSRTVTTDETGHYRFDLLSAGKYSVKVTKQGFSSQVQNVELLVGQTATANATLKPGAITETVEVTDVAPIVDVNKTSVSQSITPREVEELPLVGRDAANLAYLAPGVKAADSYDPTKSRYAVMSVNGSDGRNVNMTVNGIDNKDNTVGGPVMQLPLEGVQEFQISTQRFSAENGRSQGAAINVITKSGTNNYHGSVFGFFRDAALNADEKQADGKGGQDKAHPDYSRQFFGGSIGGPFIKNKLFGFFTIERERESQGLTESGNALTELTLAASNGLAAQPAATIPRPFYETRYNGRMDWTINNHNTAYVSYSSQANNSLNDQSDGTGDLTNGNFTVNHLQVANITLTSQISNTMVNQFTAGFQYWNNLIDSSISAPLVVFPSASFGTNTNVPQNSVQRKWQFKDDISKTIGKHTLKAGVDFIHTPVQGGFFKFSSTLEIDFNKNPSAILADPATYPQGFATPGLITGMSYATGDPTFLVSAKQLGFYFQDDWKVTPRLNLNLGLRWDKDWNALGESDVLENRTYQVLKANPNPISDPFVNSLPHSYNRAFSPRVGFSYDLTGAGTHVLRGGFGLYYGNTFQNIPLFMEQQANPTIFQTVLSLSANDEVPGTGGITLNNWRYGVDPMPTLPGPSSTLAPRSVGRLIDPRYQPPVSEEFNIGYSWAVNPASVVEVEYTHVLGLHENKTINIGQRVSQGLNSAGDDVVLVRPLDQYTGSQFSSVRVEESINRNRYDGVNFSYRQRMSHRFSLNANYTLAWAYGYDGGGGPNTIFRNYARDGYRPLDPVEWGPSTNDERHHVTVSGLFELPFGMQLAPIMQFGSARPYQLSNSDNPLNPGGGTATAVLVPKSNPNDYFAYANDGAAARICYYVTGDCRISDYAPVRGDMFFQLDMSLAKTFKIGEKANLKFVAQAFNLTNRANYGNNFGGDVADPDSFGHPIGFINPSSTYIPRSTWGEFGVRFSF, from the coding sequence ATGAGGAGATATTTGCAGCTATTGTTGCTATCTCTGCTGATTGTTTTTGGTACCGCAAACGTTTTCGCGCAGGCTACCGCGAGCGGTACGATCCAGGGAACGGTTGTTGACGAATCGCAAGCACTGGTGCCCGGCGCCACTGTGGTTATTTCCAGCAAGTCGACCGGTAGTTCACGCACAGTAACGACTGATGAAACAGGGCATTACCGTTTCGATCTGCTTTCAGCCGGCAAGTACTCGGTGAAGGTCACGAAACAGGGTTTCTCGTCACAGGTGCAGAATGTGGAACTGCTCGTGGGCCAGACGGCGACGGCCAATGCCACACTGAAACCCGGCGCCATTACTGAGACGGTGGAGGTGACGGATGTAGCCCCGATCGTAGATGTGAACAAGACCAGCGTCAGTCAGTCGATCACCCCGCGCGAAGTTGAAGAACTGCCGCTCGTGGGCCGCGACGCCGCGAACCTTGCTTATCTCGCTCCCGGTGTAAAGGCCGCCGATTCCTACGATCCAACCAAGTCGCGGTACGCCGTCATGTCGGTGAACGGCAGCGATGGCCGCAACGTGAACATGACCGTTAATGGTATCGACAACAAGGACAACACCGTCGGCGGACCTGTGATGCAGCTTCCGCTGGAAGGCGTACAGGAATTCCAGATCAGCACGCAACGTTTCTCGGCTGAGAACGGACGCTCTCAGGGCGCCGCAATCAATGTCATCACCAAATCCGGCACCAACAATTATCACGGTTCAGTGTTTGGGTTTTTCCGTGACGCTGCACTCAACGCCGACGAAAAGCAGGCCGACGGCAAGGGCGGACAAGATAAAGCACATCCTGACTACAGCCGGCAGTTCTTTGGCGGGTCCATCGGCGGACCGTTCATTAAGAACAAGCTGTTTGGATTCTTTACCATCGAACGTGAACGTGAGAGCCAGGGATTGACGGAGTCTGGTAATGCTCTTACGGAACTCACCCTGGCTGCGAGTAACGGCCTCGCGGCGCAGCCGGCTGCCACGATTCCGCGCCCGTTCTATGAGACCCGTTACAACGGGCGTATGGACTGGACGATCAATAACCACAACACGGCGTACGTCAGCTACAGCTCGCAGGCGAACAACAGCTTGAACGACCAGTCGGATGGTACCGGCGACCTGACGAACGGAAACTTTACGGTCAACCACCTGCAGGTCGCGAATATTACGCTGACATCGCAGATCTCGAACACGATGGTGAACCAGTTCACGGCCGGATTTCAGTACTGGAACAACCTGATCGACAGCAGCATCAGCGCTCCGCTGGTGGTGTTCCCGAGCGCCTCGTTCGGCACCAACACCAACGTTCCGCAAAATTCGGTTCAGCGCAAGTGGCAGTTTAAGGACGACATTTCGAAGACGATCGGGAAGCATACCCTCAAAGCGGGTGTGGACTTTATCCACACTCCGGTTCAGGGCGGCTTCTTTAAGTTCAGTTCGACGCTGGAAATTGACTTCAACAAAAATCCCAGCGCCATCCTTGCAGATCCGGCGACATATCCGCAGGGCTTTGCCACTCCCGGTCTGATCACCGGCATGTCTTATGCCACCGGCGACCCGACGTTCCTGGTATCTGCCAAGCAACTTGGCTTCTACTTCCAGGATGATTGGAAGGTCACTCCTCGCTTGAACCTGAACCTCGGCCTGCGCTGGGACAAAGACTGGAACGCGCTTGGCGAGTCCGACGTTCTCGAGAACCGCACGTATCAGGTGCTCAAGGCCAACCCGAACCCGATCAGCGACCCATTCGTCAACAGCCTGCCGCACAGCTATAACCGTGCGTTCAGCCCCCGCGTCGGCTTCTCGTATGACCTGACCGGCGCCGGCACTCACGTGCTTCGCGGCGGCTTCGGCTTGTACTACGGCAACACTTTCCAGAACATCCCGTTGTTCATGGAACAGCAGGCGAACCCGACGATCTTCCAGACGGTGTTGAGTTTGTCCGCCAACGATGAGGTCCCTGGAACCGGCGGCATTACCCTCAACAACTGGCGTTACGGAGTTGATCCTATGCCAACTCTGCCGGGTCCCTCGAGCACGTTGGCTCCACGCAGCGTAGGCCGCTTGATCGATCCCCGTTATCAGCCTCCTGTCTCGGAAGAATTCAACATCGGCTACAGCTGGGCGGTGAATCCGGCCTCAGTGGTCGAAGTTGAGTACACTCACGTGCTCGGCCTTCACGAAAACAAGACCATCAATATCGGTCAGCGTGTTTCGCAAGGCCTCAACTCTGCCGGCGACGACGTGGTTCTGGTACGTCCTCTGGACCAGTACACCGGGAGCCAGTTCTCCAGCGTGCGCGTGGAAGAGTCGATCAACCGCAACCGGTACGATGGCGTTAACTTCAGCTATCGTCAGCGCATGAGTCATCGCTTCTCGCTCAATGCGAACTATACGTTGGCTTGGGCGTACGGTTATGACGGCGGCGGCGGACCGAACACCATCTTCCGCAACTACGCCCGCGATGGATATCGTCCGCTGGACCCGGTGGAATGGGGTCCTTCGACGAACGATGAACGCCATCACGTCACCGTTAGCGGCCTGTTCGAATTGCCCTTTGGTATGCAACTCGCCCCGATCATGCAGTTCGGTTCGGCGCGGCCGTATCAGTTGAGCAACTCGGATAACCCGCTCAACCCGGGCGGTGGAACGGCTACCGCTGTCTTGGTTCCGAAGAGTAATCCGAACGATTACTTTGCGTATGCAAACGACGGCGCGGCGGCGCGTATCTGCTATTACGTGACCGGCGATTGCAGGATCTCGGATTATGCTCCGGTCCGCGGCGATATGTTCTTCCAACTCGATATGAGCTTGGCGAAAACCTTCAAGATTGGCGAAAAGGCGAACCTGAAGTTTGTGGCGCAGGCCTTCAACCTGACCAACCGTGCAAATTACGGAAACAACTTCGGTGGAGATGTCGCCGATCCGGATTCCTTCGGTCATCCAATAGGCTTCATCAACCCGAGCAGCACGTACATCCCGCGTTCCACGTGGGGTGAGTTCGGTGTTCGGTTTAGCTTCTAG
- a CDS encoding PEP-CTERM sorting domain-containing protein: MNRKSIVTLFLMVLMAGVVLSAPLARADSLTFVLDPQPALISTGTTLSFTGTITAPGANVGPVYLDGISIVTSPAGLLFDDTPFFANTPLFLNPGDFFSGELFTVTAGPNTPGTTLYLVQASILFSDAAGASDATSFQSASFMVPEPASMLLLGMGLAGLGLVRRKR; encoded by the coding sequence ATGAATCGCAAATCGATAGTGACTCTCTTTTTGATGGTGCTGATGGCGGGTGTGGTGCTTTCGGCTCCTCTTGCGCGCGCCGATAGCCTGACGTTTGTGCTCGACCCGCAACCGGCGCTTATCTCAACCGGAACCACTCTTTCCTTCACCGGCACGATCACGGCACCTGGTGCGAATGTTGGCCCGGTATATCTGGACGGGATCTCGATCGTCACGTCGCCAGCAGGGTTGTTGTTTGACGACACACCGTTCTTCGCGAACACTCCGCTGTTCCTGAATCCGGGTGATTTCTTTTCTGGTGAGTTGTTCACGGTGACCGCTGGGCCGAACACGCCAGGAACGACGCTGTACCTGGTGCAGGCGTCGATCCTGTTCAGCGATGCCGCAGGCGCGTCCGATGCAACGTCCTTCCAATCTGCCAGCTTTATGGTTCCGGAACCGGCAAGCATGCTGCTGCTCGGCATGGGCCTGGCCGGGTTGGGCTTGGTCCGCCGTAAACGTTAG
- a CDS encoding alpha-L-arabinofuranosidase C-terminal domain-containing protein, producing MTLPRPYGFTRALIVLTLSLAFTTNVVAQAVKLTVDTSRPGATIDRNLFGQFAEHLGLGIYEGVWVGPDSKIPNTRGIRNDVVAALKELKVPNVRWPGGCFADEYHWRKGIGPLNQRPATLNPNWGGVIEPNTFGTHEFMDFADQIGAEAYISVNVGSGTPAEAADWLEYLTTNQPTQLAKERAANGHPQPYKIKYLGIGNESWDCGGNMTPEYYLDQLKIYSRFVRNFNPAQQEKDKMLKIAVGPGGIEPRWTEWTETIMKAYEKHTWSWDIDGLSMHNYTVIKWPPAYKSVGFGETEYAEILKKTLEMDDLIKTHSAIMDKYDPQKKVALVVDEWGAWYEKLPGTKEGFLIQQNSQRDAVLAALNLNIFARHADRVRMANIAQMVNVLQAMILTDKEKMVLTPTYHVFKMYVPFQDSTFIPVAFDAGIYKHGEITLPRADAIAAKDKSGKLWLAITNLDPNQTLEIEANVGGKAASGETLSAPKVDSVNTFDAPETVSPKRFSIKIQNGALSLKLAPASVTVVSVQ from the coding sequence ATGACTCTACCTCGCCCTTACGGGTTCACGCGAGCCTTAATCGTTCTCACCCTGAGCCTGGCCTTCACCACGAATGTTGTGGCGCAAGCCGTCAAACTGACAGTCGATACCTCACGTCCGGGGGCGACGATCGATCGCAACCTCTTCGGCCAGTTTGCCGAGCACCTCGGGCTAGGGATCTACGAAGGTGTGTGGGTGGGGCCGGATTCGAAGATTCCGAACACGCGCGGGATTCGCAATGACGTCGTTGCTGCCTTGAAGGAGCTCAAAGTCCCGAACGTTCGATGGCCCGGCGGATGCTTCGCCGACGAATATCACTGGCGCAAAGGCATCGGCCCACTCAATCAAAGACCTGCAACTCTCAATCCGAACTGGGGCGGCGTTATTGAACCGAACACCTTCGGCACGCACGAGTTCATGGACTTCGCGGACCAAATCGGCGCCGAAGCCTATATCTCCGTGAACGTCGGGTCGGGTACTCCTGCGGAAGCGGCGGACTGGTTGGAATATCTCACCACGAATCAGCCGACACAGCTCGCGAAAGAGCGTGCGGCGAATGGGCATCCGCAGCCGTACAAGATCAAATATCTCGGGATAGGCAATGAAAGCTGGGACTGCGGCGGAAACATGACGCCCGAGTACTACCTGGATCAACTCAAGATTTACAGCCGCTTTGTCCGCAACTTCAATCCAGCGCAGCAGGAAAAAGACAAGATGCTGAAGATCGCTGTCGGGCCGGGTGGAATCGAGCCTCGCTGGACCGAATGGACCGAAACCATCATGAAGGCGTACGAGAAGCATACGTGGAGTTGGGATATCGATGGGCTCTCGATGCACAACTACACGGTGATCAAATGGCCGCCGGCATACAAGTCTGTCGGGTTCGGCGAAACTGAGTATGCCGAGATCCTGAAAAAGACCCTGGAGATGGATGACCTGATCAAGACTCATTCGGCCATCATGGACAAGTACGACCCGCAGAAAAAGGTCGCGCTCGTGGTCGATGAATGGGGCGCCTGGTACGAGAAATTGCCCGGCACAAAGGAAGGTTTCCTGATTCAGCAAAACAGCCAGCGCGACGCCGTTCTCGCAGCCCTGAATCTGAACATCTTCGCCCGTCATGCCGACCGTGTGCGCATGGCCAACATCGCGCAGATGGTCAACGTGCTACAGGCGATGATCCTGACCGACAAAGAGAAGATGGTTCTTACGCCGACGTATCACGTATTCAAGATGTATGTGCCATTTCAGGATTCCACTTTCATTCCTGTCGCGTTCGACGCTGGGATCTACAAACACGGCGAGATCACTTTGCCGCGCGCAGATGCCATTGCGGCCAAGGACAAATCCGGCAAACTGTGGCTGGCCATCACGAACCTTGATCCAAACCAGACGCTCGAAATCGAGGCGAATGTCGGCGGCAAGGCAGCGAGTGGCGAAACTCTGTCGGCCCCGAAGGTGGACAGCGTGAACACTTTCGATGCGCCCGAAACAGTTTCGCCAAAACGCTTCTCTATAAAGATACAAAATGGAGCACTGTCTCTGAAACTGGCGCCCGCGTCCGTAACAGTCGTCTCGGTACAATGA
- a CDS encoding class I SAM-dependent methyltransferase — MRLLRALRSVVEKVVPDRILAPLMAERSRRHQVQYLRNEGFIALADTFIAHNGLEVKHGPFRGMRYTLPAARHRIVIPKLLGCYERELHGVVTQVQQGDYDVIVDVGCAEGYYSTGLALTTKAKVIAFDAEQIELAHAREMARENRVEDRIEFRSWCNANALIEIARAYRRPFLLSDCEGYEVSLFTPEVIAELRHADLLIELHGDAKPIFMLRFAQTHRVEIICFNGDNRGDYEQLKTLPPDKRAQAVSELRSAQEWLWAQHISD; from the coding sequence GTGCGATTGCTCAGGGCCTTACGTTCGGTTGTAGAAAAGGTCGTCCCGGATCGAATACTTGCACCCTTGATGGCCGAGCGCTCGCGACGCCATCAGGTGCAATATCTTCGCAATGAGGGTTTCATCGCGCTCGCGGACACTTTCATTGCGCACAATGGCCTCGAAGTGAAACATGGCCCGTTCAGGGGCATGCGCTACACGCTGCCTGCAGCACGTCATCGCATCGTAATTCCAAAGCTCCTCGGATGCTACGAGCGAGAACTGCACGGTGTCGTTACACAGGTTCAGCAAGGTGACTACGACGTCATCGTGGATGTCGGGTGCGCGGAAGGCTATTACTCGACAGGCCTTGCGCTAACAACAAAGGCCAAGGTCATTGCCTTCGACGCCGAACAGATTGAACTTGCGCACGCGCGAGAAATGGCAAGAGAGAATCGAGTCGAGGATCGGATCGAGTTCCGTTCCTGGTGCAACGCCAACGCTCTCATCGAGATTGCTCGCGCATACCGACGCCCGTTTCTCCTTTCCGATTGTGAAGGCTATGAAGTTTCGCTTTTCACCCCGGAAGTAATCGCCGAACTTCGACACGCCGATCTTCTGATCGAACTGCATGGCGACGCGAAGCCGATCTTCATGCTTCGTTTTGCGCAGACTCACCGAGTGGAAATCATCTGCTTCAACGGCGACAACCGTGGCGATTACGAGCAACTGAAGACCCTTCCGCCTGACAAACGTGCTCAGGCAGTCAGCGAATTGCGAAGCGCGCAGGAATGGCTGTGGGCACAACACATCTCCGACTGA
- a CDS encoding tetratricopeptide repeat protein yields the protein MKFAPGIALGMAMVLVTMVCVAQAAPPQTSAPSEPALELVKQGRKLNSEGKQDEALKLYQQALEKNPNLYEAHLESGMALDLKGDYAEARKHLEKAIDLASPEQKNRALRVMGVSYAFERKAKEAEKYHKQAFDSALAKNDFEGAAGVANELARIMLESGDIDGADKWYRLGYKTALRKPDMKDTDKALWKFRFEHAQARIAARRGNKAKVQEDVAAAKTALEKANNPQQAEFLPYLTGYVAYYGGDYKNAIADLEKANQQDPFILMMLAQAHEKAGDAVKAKEYWQKVMANNSHSPVNAFARPEAVKKLKAS from the coding sequence ATGAAATTTGCTCCTGGAATTGCTCTAGGGATGGCCATGGTCCTTGTGACTATGGTTTGTGTGGCGCAGGCGGCCCCGCCGCAAACGTCGGCTCCATCTGAACCGGCTCTTGAACTCGTTAAGCAGGGAAGAAAGCTAAACAGCGAGGGTAAACAGGATGAAGCGCTGAAGCTGTATCAGCAGGCGCTTGAGAAGAACCCGAATCTCTACGAAGCTCACCTCGAATCCGGTATGGCCCTCGATCTCAAGGGAGACTACGCCGAAGCCCGCAAGCACCTGGAGAAGGCGATTGACTTGGCTTCACCGGAGCAGAAGAATCGTGCGCTGCGCGTCATGGGCGTGTCGTACGCGTTCGAGCGAAAAGCGAAGGAAGCCGAAAAGTACCACAAGCAGGCGTTTGACTCTGCCCTCGCGAAAAACGACTTCGAAGGTGCAGCCGGCGTCGCCAATGAACTCGCTCGCATCATGCTGGAGTCGGGTGACATTGACGGCGCTGACAAATGGTACCGGCTTGGTTACAAGACTGCCCTGCGGAAGCCGGACATGAAGGACACGGACAAGGCACTCTGGAAGTTTCGTTTCGAGCACGCGCAGGCGCGTATCGCCGCCCGTCGAGGAAATAAGGCAAAGGTCCAGGAAGATGTAGCGGCCGCCAAAACCGCGCTCGAAAAGGCCAACAATCCCCAACAGGCTGAATTCTTGCCCTATCTCACGGGGTATGTTGCCTACTACGGTGGCGATTACAAGAACGCTATTGCCGACTTGGAGAAAGCAAATCAGCAGGATCCATTCATCCTGATGATGCTGGCACAGGCGCACGAGAAAGCCGGCGACGCCGTCAAGGCGAAGGAGTACTGGCAGAAGGTGATGGCCAACAACAGCCATAGTCCGGTGAATGCTTTCGCGAGACCCGAAGCTGTTAAGAAGCTGAAAGCCAGTTAG